In the Euphorbia lathyris chromosome 5, ddEupLath1.1, whole genome shotgun sequence genome, one interval contains:
- the LOC136229388 gene encoding probable pre-mRNA-splicing factor ATP-dependent RNA helicase DEAH4 isoform X2 — MANLPIVQFEEKIIETVNQNPVVVIIGETGSGKSTQLSQMLYRRGYTKSGNIGVTQPRRVAAVSVARRVAQELDVRLGEEVGYAIRFEDRTSERTRIKYLTDGVLLRESLSNPELSEYSVIILDEAHERSLNTDILLGLMRRLVKLRASNLKILITSATLDGEKVSEFFSGCPILNVPGKLYPVEILYSKEPHKCYIESSLKAALDIHIHQPEGDVLIFMTGQDDIEKLVSKLEDRVQNLEEGSCLDAIILPLHGSLPPEMQVRVFTPPPPNCRRFIVATNIAETSLTVDGVVYVIDSGYVKQRQYNPVTGLYSLDVVQISKVQAKQRAGRAGRTRPGKCYRLYPSMIYEDDFLDVTVPEIQRSSLAGTVLYLKSLDLPDIDILKFNFLDPPSYESLEDALKQLYLIDAIDENGSVTSVGRTMAELPLEPSLSRTLMEANENGSLSKALTVAAMLSAETTLLPGRRSTDKKRKHASLELDLPDGSGLGDHIQLLQIYELWDQNDYNIEWCKDYGLQIRGMKFVKDVRKQLCQIMQKVAKGSLDVQAGGRSRGGEYNYRNLRKALCAGYANKLAEKMVHHNGYRIIGFKDQVVKVHPSSALKSDDDGMFPNFVVYHELIATSRPFMCNVCAVESSWVAPVLDKLKKLDINKLSGGLRQNAGDGTDGKVPDLQQKDNVASTGVPDDRESRIQAARERFLARKGNK, encoded by the exons ATGGCGAATCTTCCAATTGTCCAATTCGAAGAGAAAATCATAGAAACAGTTAATCAGAATCCGGTTGTGGTGATAATTGGAGAAACTGGTTCAGGAAAGAGTACGCAACTCTCTCAGATGCTCTACCGACGGGGCTACactaaatctggaaacattggCGTCACTCAGCCCCGCCGTGTCGCTGCAGTTTCTGTTGCTAG ACGAGTTGCCCAAGAGCTTGACGTTCGGCTTGGCGAGGAAGTGGGTTATGCCATCCGTTTTGAAGATAGAACTTCAGAACGAACACGGATCAA ATACCTCACTGATGGGGTCCTTCTTCGCGAAAGTCTATCAAACCCAGAGCTTAGTGAATATTCAGTAATTATATTGGATGAAGCCCACGAAAGGAGTCTGAACAC GGACATTTTGCTTGGACTGATGAGACGATTGGTTAAATTGCGGGCTTCCAATTTGAAGATTCTCATCACATCAGCAACTCTAGATGGTGAAAAAGTTTCAGAATTCTTTTCAGGCTGCCCCATATTGAATGTCCCTGGAAAGTTATATCCAGTGGAAATATTATACAGCAAGGAGCCTCATAAATGCTACATTGAGTCTTCTTTAAAAGCAGCTTTAG ATATACATATTCACCAACCTGAAGGTGATGTTTTGATATTCATGACAGGACAG GATGATATAGAGAAGTTGGTGTCAAAGCTGGAGGATAGAGTACAAAACCTAGAGGAAGGGTCCTGCTTGGACGCAATTATCCTTCCACTCCATGGTTCCTTGCCACCAGAAATGCAg GTGCGTGTGTTTACTCCTCCACCTCCAAATTGTAGGCGATTTATTGTTGCAACAAACATTGCTGAAACTTCTTTGACTGTTGATGGTGTTGT GTATGTTATTGATTCTGGTTATGTAAAGCAACGACAATATAACCCAGTAACTGGCTTGTATTCACTTGATGTTGTTCAAATTAGCAA AGTGCAAGCCAAACAGCGTGCAGGACGAGCAGGAAGAACAAGGCCTGGAAAGTGCTATCGATTATACCCTTCCATGATTTATGAAGATGATTTCCTTGATGTAACTGTTCCTGAGATACAACGATCTTCACTTGCTGGAACTGTCCTATACTTGAAATCCTTGGATCTTCCAGACATTGACATTCTCAAGTTTAATTTTCTTGATCCCCCTTCAT ATGAATCACTAGAAGATGCTCTAAAGCAACTATATCTCATTGATGCTATTGATGAAAATGGATCAGTCACTAGTGTTGGGCGTACAATGGCAG AACTACCATTAGAGCCCTCACTTTCACGAACTCTAATGGAGGCAAATGAGAATGGTAGCTTGTCCAAGGCATTGACTGTGGCTGCTATGTTATCAGCAGAGACCACGTTGCTTCCTGGTCGGAG GAGTACTGACAAGAAGCGAAAACACGCCTCCCTTGAGCTTGACCTTCCTGATGGTTCCGGTTTGGGTGATCACATCCAGTTACTACAGATATATGAGCTCTGGGACCAAAATGACTATAATATTGAATGGTGCAAAGATTATGGTTTGCAG ATCCGAGGAATGAAATTTGTCAAAGATGTCCGAAAGCAGCTGTGTCAAATAATGCAAAAAGTAGCTAAGG GATCACTTGATGTACAAGCAGGCGGAAGATCTAGAGGGGGAGAATACAATTATAGGAATTTGAGGAAAGCCTTGTGTGCAGGCTATGCAAATAAACTTGCAGAGAAGATGGTTCATCACAATGGCTATAGAATCATAGGTTTCAAGGATCAAGTTGTTAAG GTGCATCCATCTTCTGCTCTAAAATCCGATGATGACGGAATGTTCCCGAACTTTGTTGTGTATCATGAGCTCATTGCTACATCGCGTCCATTTATGTGCAATGTCTGTGCTGTAGAGAGTTCATGGGTTGCTCCTGTCTTGGATAAGCTTAAGAAACTTGATATCAACAAACTGAG TGGGGGTCTTCGTCAAAATGCCGGAGATGGAACTGACGGAAAGGTTCCAGACTTGCAACAGAAGGATAATGTCGCGAGCACTGGGGTTCCAGATGACCGTGAAAGTAGAATTCAGGCAGCCAGAGAACGTTTTCTTGCACGTAAAGGAAATAAGTAA
- the LOC136229388 gene encoding probable pre-mRNA-splicing factor ATP-dependent RNA helicase DEAH4 isoform X1, with protein sequence MANLPIVQFEEKIIETVNQNPVVVIIGETGSGKSTQLSQMLYRRGYTKSGNIGVTQPRRVAAVSVARRVAQELDVRLGEEVGYAIRFEDRTSERTRIKYLTDGVLLRESLSNPELSEYSVIILDEAHERSLNTDILLGLMRRLVKLRASNLKILITSATLDGEKVSEFFSGCPILNVPGKLYPVEILYSKEPHKCYIESSLKAALDIHIHQPEGDVLIFMTGQDDIEKLVSKLEDRVQNLEEGSCLDAIILPLHGSLPPEMQVRVFTPPPPNCRRFIVATNIAETSLTVDGVVYVIDSGYVKQRQYNPVTGLYSLDVVQISKVQAKQRAGRAGRTRPGKCYRLYPSMIYEDDFLDVTVPEIQRSSLAGTVLYLKSLDLPDIDILKFNFLDPPSYESLEDALKQLYLIDAIDENGSVTSVGRTMAELPLEPSLSRTLMEANENGSLSKALTVAAMLSAETTLLPGRSRSTDKKRKHASLELDLPDGSGLGDHIQLLQIYELWDQNDYNIEWCKDYGLQIRGMKFVKDVRKQLCQIMQKVAKGSLDVQAGGRSRGGEYNYRNLRKALCAGYANKLAEKMVHHNGYRIIGFKDQVVKVHPSSALKSDDDGMFPNFVVYHELIATSRPFMCNVCAVESSWVAPVLDKLKKLDINKLSGGLRQNAGDGTDGKVPDLQQKDNVASTGVPDDRESRIQAARERFLARKGNK encoded by the exons ATGGCGAATCTTCCAATTGTCCAATTCGAAGAGAAAATCATAGAAACAGTTAATCAGAATCCGGTTGTGGTGATAATTGGAGAAACTGGTTCAGGAAAGAGTACGCAACTCTCTCAGATGCTCTACCGACGGGGCTACactaaatctggaaacattggCGTCACTCAGCCCCGCCGTGTCGCTGCAGTTTCTGTTGCTAG ACGAGTTGCCCAAGAGCTTGACGTTCGGCTTGGCGAGGAAGTGGGTTATGCCATCCGTTTTGAAGATAGAACTTCAGAACGAACACGGATCAA ATACCTCACTGATGGGGTCCTTCTTCGCGAAAGTCTATCAAACCCAGAGCTTAGTGAATATTCAGTAATTATATTGGATGAAGCCCACGAAAGGAGTCTGAACAC GGACATTTTGCTTGGACTGATGAGACGATTGGTTAAATTGCGGGCTTCCAATTTGAAGATTCTCATCACATCAGCAACTCTAGATGGTGAAAAAGTTTCAGAATTCTTTTCAGGCTGCCCCATATTGAATGTCCCTGGAAAGTTATATCCAGTGGAAATATTATACAGCAAGGAGCCTCATAAATGCTACATTGAGTCTTCTTTAAAAGCAGCTTTAG ATATACATATTCACCAACCTGAAGGTGATGTTTTGATATTCATGACAGGACAG GATGATATAGAGAAGTTGGTGTCAAAGCTGGAGGATAGAGTACAAAACCTAGAGGAAGGGTCCTGCTTGGACGCAATTATCCTTCCACTCCATGGTTCCTTGCCACCAGAAATGCAg GTGCGTGTGTTTACTCCTCCACCTCCAAATTGTAGGCGATTTATTGTTGCAACAAACATTGCTGAAACTTCTTTGACTGTTGATGGTGTTGT GTATGTTATTGATTCTGGTTATGTAAAGCAACGACAATATAACCCAGTAACTGGCTTGTATTCACTTGATGTTGTTCAAATTAGCAA AGTGCAAGCCAAACAGCGTGCAGGACGAGCAGGAAGAACAAGGCCTGGAAAGTGCTATCGATTATACCCTTCCATGATTTATGAAGATGATTTCCTTGATGTAACTGTTCCTGAGATACAACGATCTTCACTTGCTGGAACTGTCCTATACTTGAAATCCTTGGATCTTCCAGACATTGACATTCTCAAGTTTAATTTTCTTGATCCCCCTTCAT ATGAATCACTAGAAGATGCTCTAAAGCAACTATATCTCATTGATGCTATTGATGAAAATGGATCAGTCACTAGTGTTGGGCGTACAATGGCAG AACTACCATTAGAGCCCTCACTTTCACGAACTCTAATGGAGGCAAATGAGAATGGTAGCTTGTCCAAGGCATTGACTGTGGCTGCTATGTTATCAGCAGAGACCACGTTGCTTCCTGGTCGGAG CAGGAGTACTGACAAGAAGCGAAAACACGCCTCCCTTGAGCTTGACCTTCCTGATGGTTCCGGTTTGGGTGATCACATCCAGTTACTACAGATATATGAGCTCTGGGACCAAAATGACTATAATATTGAATGGTGCAAAGATTATGGTTTGCAG ATCCGAGGAATGAAATTTGTCAAAGATGTCCGAAAGCAGCTGTGTCAAATAATGCAAAAAGTAGCTAAGG GATCACTTGATGTACAAGCAGGCGGAAGATCTAGAGGGGGAGAATACAATTATAGGAATTTGAGGAAAGCCTTGTGTGCAGGCTATGCAAATAAACTTGCAGAGAAGATGGTTCATCACAATGGCTATAGAATCATAGGTTTCAAGGATCAAGTTGTTAAG GTGCATCCATCTTCTGCTCTAAAATCCGATGATGACGGAATGTTCCCGAACTTTGTTGTGTATCATGAGCTCATTGCTACATCGCGTCCATTTATGTGCAATGTCTGTGCTGTAGAGAGTTCATGGGTTGCTCCTGTCTTGGATAAGCTTAAGAAACTTGATATCAACAAACTGAG TGGGGGTCTTCGTCAAAATGCCGGAGATGGAACTGACGGAAAGGTTCCAGACTTGCAACAGAAGGATAATGTCGCGAGCACTGGGGTTCCAGATGACCGTGAAAGTAGAATTCAGGCAGCCAGAGAACGTTTTCTTGCACGTAAAGGAAATAAGTAA
- the LOC136230387 gene encoding adenylate kinase 4-like — translation MASSAVALDDVPSVDIMTELLRRFKCSSKPDKRLVLIGPPGSGKGTQSPIIKEDYCLCHLATGDMLRAAVAAKTPLGVKAKEAMEKGELVSDDLVVGIIDEAMKKPSCEKGFILDGFPRTEVQAQKLDEMLQKQGTKIDKVLNFAIDDSILEERITGRWIHPSSGRTYHTKFAPAKVPGVDDVTGEPLIQRKDDTPAVLKSRLEAFHKQTEPVIHYYAKKGVLAELHAEKPPKDVTVEVQKALSS, via the exons ATGGCTTCTTCAGCCGTAGCTCTCGACGATGTTCCTTCTGTTGATATTATGACCGAACTCCTCCGCCGCTTCAAGTGCTCCTCCAAGCCTGACAAGCGTCTCGTTCTAATTg GTCCGCCTGGATCAGGGAAGGGTACTCAATCCCCTATTATCAAAGAGGATTATTGTTTGTGTCATTTAGCTACTGGTGATATGCTTAGAGCTGCAGTTGCTGCTAAGACTCCTCTTGGGGTTAAGGCAAAAGAAGCTATGGAGAAG GGTGAACTTGTATCGGATGACTTGGTTGTTGGGATCATTGATGAAGCAATGAAGAAGCCATCATGCGAAAAAGGTTTCATTCTTGATGGTTTCCCAAGGACGGAAGTTCAAGCACAAAAG CTTGATGAGATGCTGCAGAAGCAGGGAACTAAAATAGACAAGGTGCTCAACTTTGCCATTGATGACTCCATATTAGAGGAAAGGATTACTGGTCGTTGGATTCACCCTTCCAGTGGCCGGACTTACCACACTAAATTTGCTCCTGCCAAAGTTCCTGGCGTTGACGAT GTCACTGGAGAGCCTCTGATTCAACGAAAAGACGACACTCCTGCAGTTTTGAAGTCTAGACTTGAAGCGTTTCACAAGCAAACTGAACCG GTTATTCATTATTATGCCAAGAAAGGTGTTCTCGCCGAGCTTCATGCAGAGAAACCCCCAAAAGATGTCACAGTCGAGGTTCAAAAAGCTCTCTCTTCTTAA